The DNA region TCCGTCGAGGCGATGCTGGCGGCGCCGGACGCGCCCGCGAAGGTGCTCGCCCACAGGGCGTACGTCGAGGCCGCGCTGCCCGTCGTGGCCGTCGCGAAGGACGTGGACCTGCCGGAGCTCGACGATCGGCTCTGCGCCACGCCCCGCGACCCCGCGCGGCTGGTCGAGCTGTCCGACCGCTGGGGCCTCGACTCGCCGCTCAACCGGCTGTTCGCCGCTCTCGACAAGGCATGCGAAACCACGCCCCCGTCATAGGGACGCGCGGGACCGATATGACGACGCGTGTGTTTCCCTGACGCCGTTACCCGACGTCAGGGAAACGCACGGCCGGAATTAGGTCGTCTGCTGCGGGCAGAAGCACACGCAGCTGCCGTCGCTGACGTCGCAGCCGCCAGGGAGGATCAGCGCGTCGGCGATCGGGTCCGTGCAGACGCAGCTGCCGTCGCTGACAGTCCTCAGCTGCGGCGCGCCACCGGCGACGCGGCGCATCTCGTCGGTGGACAGCTCCGTCAGGTGCTCGGCACGGAGTGTGAGCTTCCTCATTTGTCGCTCCCCTCTAGTGGGCGAAAGAATTCGCCACGACGGCGGCGAGAGTAGTGACGGCCGATGCCGGTGTAAAGCGGTACGAATGACGACTTTCCGGATTTTCCGGCGCGTGCCAGAGTTCCGCCATGGGGGCCCTGCTGACCGGCACCGCGGGCGACCGCGCGGTCGACGCGGCGTGCGCGATCGCGGCCGCGCTGTCGGCCGCTCCGCCGGCAGCGGGCTCGGCCGACGCCGCTCCGACGCTGAGCGGCGTCCTCGGCGCCGCGCTCTTCTGCACGGCGCTCGGCGAGGCCACGGGCGACAGCGCGTACACCGGCACCGCCGCCACGCTCCTCGACGACGCGGTGGCGCAGGTCGCGGAGCTGGAGCACCCCACGATCGGCCTGTACGGCGCCCCGATCGGCCTGGCGTGGGCCGACGCGGTGCTCCGCCCGCGGGTCGTACCGGACGACCAGGACGAAGGCGAGACGGACGTCGACAGGTTCGTGGGCAACGCGCTCGCGCGGGAGCGTTGGCCGTGGCCGAACGACCTCCTGCACGGGCTCGCCGGCCTCGGCATGTACGCCCTCGCCCGCCTCCCGCGCGAAGCGGCGCGCCGCGACCTGGCGCGCGTCGTGGCGCACCTCGCGGCGCTCGCGGAGGAGGACGAGGCCGGCGTCGCGTGGCGGTTCGTGCCGGCGCCCGGCAGCTCGTTCCGGTTCAACGAGTTCCGGCCGGAGGGCAACGTCAACCTCGGCTTCGCCCACGGCATGCCGGCGATCGTGACGTTCCTCGCGGCGGCCCATCGGACGGGCGTCCCCGGCGCGGGCGAGCTGCTCGGACCCGCGGTGCGCTGGGTCGTGGCGCAGCGCCTGCCGCCGGGCGAACGGTCGGCGTTCCCCGCGTACGTCGTCCGCGGCAGGCCCGCGACGGGCACGCGGCTGGCGTGGTGCTACGGCGACCCCGGCGTCGCGGTCGCGCTGCTCGCCGCCGGGGACGCGCTGGGCGACGACGACCTCGTCGCCCTCGCCGGCGAGATCGCCCGAGGATGCGCGGCGCAGGCCGACGACGGCGTCGACGGCGCGACGCTCTGCCACGGGTCGGCCGGGCTCGGCCACGTGTTCCACCGCCTCGGGCGGGCCCTCGGCGACGAGCACGTGCTCGGCCTCGCGCGGCACTGGTTCGGCGTCGCCCTCGACCGCCACCTCCCCGGCCTGCTCGTCGTGGACCGTACGCGGGCCAAGGAGCTGGTCGCGGCCGGGAGCACGCTCGTCGTCGAGCCCGGCTACGGCTTCCTCTCCGGCGCCGCCGGCGCGGGCCTGGCACTGCTCGCCGCGACGAGCGACGAGGAGCCGTGGTGGGACGGCGCGCTGCTCGTCCAGCCGCCGGGGACGTGGCCGGTACGCCGGTAGGCGACGATGGGGGCATGAGGCCGTTCTCCGTCGCGCACCGCGCGGCCGACGTCGCGGACGTCACCGGCGAGGTGCTCGACGTGCTCGTCGTCGGCGCGGGCGCGACCGGCGCGGGCGTCGCGCTCGACGCGGCCTCCCGCGGGCTGTCGGTCGCCGTCGTCGACCGGGGCGACCTCGCGAGCGGCACGTCGAGCAAGTCGAGCAAGCTCATCCACGGCGGCCTGCGCTACCTCGAGAACTACGACGTCCTGCTCGTCTACGAAGGCGTCAACGAGCGCGAGCTGCTGCAGCGCCTCGCGCCGCACCTCGTACGGCCGATGGAGTTCGTCTACCCGATCCTCCCCGACACCGATCGCGTGCGGATGGTGGGGCTGGGGCTGACGACGTACGACGTCCTCGCCGGCTGGCGCAACGTGAAGCGGCACGACCGCATCAGTGCCGAGGAGGCCGTCGCGAAGGCGCCGGCCCTCGCGCCGAGCGACGTGCTGCGCGCGTACGTCTACGGCGACTGCGCCACCGACGACGCCCGCCTCGTCCTCGCCAACGTCGTCGCCGCGCGGCGCTTCGGCGCGACCGTGCTGACGTACGCCGAGGTCGTGTCGTTGCTGACCGACGACGGGCGCGTGGCAGGCGCCACGGTGGCGGACAGGCTGACCGGGGAGACGTACGACGTCCGCGCCCGCCACGTCGTCAACGCCACCGGCGTCTGGGTCGACACCCTCCTCGCGCTGGAGGACCCGGCGCACCAGGGCGTCGTACGGCCGAGCAAGGGCGTGCACCTCGTCGTGCCGCACCACCGGGTGCCGCTGACCGAGGCCGCGATCCTCATGCCGTCGAGGCAGGGCGACGGGAGGAGCATGTTCGCGATCCCGTGGGGGCGGCAGACGATCCTCGGGACGACGGACACGGCGTACGACGGTCCTCTGGACGGTGTGTCCGTCGGCGAGCAGGACGTCGAGTACGTCCTCGGCGCCTGCAACGCGCTCTTCCACTCGTCCCTGTCGGCCGGGGACGTGGTAGGCGCGTGGGCGGGGTGCCGGCCGCTGCTGCGCGGCTCGTCCGAGGCGATGAGCGACCTGTCGCGGCGCCACGCGCTGTCCGAGGGCCCGACAGGGCTGCTCACCATCACCGGCGGCAAGCTGACGACGTACCGCCGCATGGCCAAGGACGTCGTCGACCGCATCGTGGACCGCGACGGCGTGAAAGCGCGCTGTCGCACCGACGAGATCGCGCTCGGGTCGTCGCGGCAGTACGACGACGTCGTCGCGGAGGTCGCCGGAGCGGCGCAGGCGCTCGGCGTGGGCGACGAGGAGGTCGCGGCGACGCTCGTACGCCAGCACGGCGAGGCGGCCGCGGACGTGCTGTCCCTGGCGCTGGAGAGCGGCCTCGTCTCGCCGCTGTCGGCGTCGGCGTGCCACCTCATGGCGGAGGTGCTGTACGCCGCGCGGCACGAGGGCGCGGCGACGCTGGAGGACGTGTTCTCGCGGCGTACGCGGCTGGCGTTGCGGGCGAAGGACGCCGCCCTGCCGGTCGCCCTCGACGCCGCCCTGGTGCTGGCGCGAGAGATAGGGCGCGACGAGGCGTGGGCGGCGGAGCAGGTGGCGGCGTACGAGGCCGCCGTACGCCGCGAGCGCGGCGCCATCGGGCTCGAGCCCTGACGACGCCGCGCCCGCGGGCACCGCTACGTGTGCGACAGCAGCAGGCCGCCGGAGACGCGGAACCTCGTGGCCCCGGTCGTGCAGTCGTTGCCGGGGTCCTCGTTGATCGCGAGCTCGCCCTGCACCTGGCCCTGGAACGTCAGCGTCCCGCCCTGCCAGACGAACGTGAACTGGTGCCCGGTCGCCGACGTGCCGGCACCGGTGGCAAGGCCGCAGTTGCCCGCGACCGTCCCGGCGAACGACTCGGGCACCGGGAAGGCCGTGCAGTGCCCCGTCACAGGGAACGCCATCGTGAAGCTGGTCGTCGTCGGCCCGCCGAACCCGACGAAGAACATGGGGTGGCCGGTCCTGAAGGTGCCCGTACCGATGCAGACGTTGGTGTGCGCCTGCGCGGGTGCGGCGGCCCCGAGGGTCAGCAGGCCGACGATCGTCGTGACGGCGAGCGCGCGCACCGTACGCGTGATGGACATGGTTTCCTCCCGTTTTGTGCCGGATCTCCGACGCGCGGGAGTCTGCTCGCGCCCGGCGTCCGCTGAGAAGCGCTATTACGGAAACTCGTCACCGCGACTTTCGGTCAAGCGCCCGCCAAGACGGCCCGTCCGGGCCATTGCGCGGGCGACCTCCCGGGCGGATAACGGCCTCGGACCCGTATCCGCGAGGAGGCCACGATGGCCATCGTCCTGAGCATGACCGCGCCCGACCGCACGTCGTACGAGGCGGTGATGGACCTGCTCGACCTCGACGACAACCCGCCAAGCGGCCTCGTCGTGCACACCGCGTCGCAGACCGCCGACGGCGTCCGCGTCCTCGACGTGTGGGAGACCCAGGCGGACCTCGACACGTTCTTCGAGACGCGGCTGGGCAAGGCGATCGCCGAGGTCGGGATGGAGCCGCCGCCGCCGGACATCACCGAGACGTTCAACGTCTACATCCCCTAGATCTTCGGACGCAGCGCCTTCGGCAGCAGCACGAACGCCGTGGCGCGCGCTCGCGTCTAGAGCCAGGTCCAGGTCTCGAGCATCGCGAGGCCGGTGTCCTGGACCACCGCGTCGCCCGGGTCGCCGAGCACACCCGCGCCATAGAGCGTGCCGTCGTGGACGAAGCGGTACTCGCGGATGATCCGCAGCCCGACCTTCATGTCGACGAACGCCGCCGGCATCCCCGCGATCGTCGTACGCCGCACCGGCCCGACCGCGATGTCGACGTCGCTCAGGGCCTTCACCGGATCGGCGGGCCTGTCGTCCCACCGCCGCGCGAGGAACGCGCCCTTCGGCAGCACCACCGTCGCCATCTGGTCGGGGCTCTCGCCGCCGATGCGACCGGTCGCCGGGGCCTGGAACGAGAATCCCGCGTGCCCCGCCACCGGTGCGCGCGTGACCGTGCGCCCGAGCGGGACCTGCGCACCCCCGGGGGCGACGCTGACGTACGGCACCTCGTCGCGTGCCGTCACGGCGCGCGCGGTCACGGCGGCGCCCATGCCCGCCGCCGTCACAAGGGTGACGGCGAGCACCGTCCGGATCGTCCCCACATCTGCCCTTCGGCACGAACCGGTCAGATCTTCAGCCGTAGCGCCTTCGGCAGCAGCTCGAACGTCGCCGGCGTACGCCCCGCCACCACGTCGTCGACGGCCACCAGCGCCGGCGGCGTCGCGACGACCTCCGCGCGCTTCTGCCGCCACTGGCTCACGTGCTCGCTCGGCAGGTGCTCGCCGCGCAGCATCAGCGGCTGCGCGCTGAACGGCAGCGTCCGCGGCCCCGCCCACACCTGCACGTCCCACGCGCCGTCGTCGGGCAGCGCCGTCGGCGCGGCGCGCAGGCCGCCGTACGCGTACTGCCCGTTGGCGAGCCGCACCTGCGTCGCCTCGGCGTGGTACTCCGCGAACGTCATGTCGACGTCGTACGTCGTCGCCTTGTGCCGCGCCAGCGCGCGGTACCACGCGAGGAGGTTGCCGACCCGGCCGCCGCGCATCCGCCTCGTCGCCTCGGCGCCGAGGCCGACGACGGCGTCGTTGAAGACGTACGTCTCCCCCTCGCTCGTCCGCGCCACGCCCACGTCGATCCGCAGCACCCGCGGCCCGGCGAGGAGGATCGCCGCGGCCTCGCCGTTGGTGTCGATGCCGAACGACCGCGCGAAGTCGTTGCGCGCCCCGCCGGGGAACACCCCCGCGACCAGCTCCGTGCCGACCAGCGCGGGCAGCCAGCGTACGAGTGACGCCTGGCCGCCGCAGTGCACGAGGAACCGCTCTCCCTCTGCCACCAGGCCGTCCACCGTCGCGCGCGGGTCCGTGCCGAGGCCGACGCGGCGGAACGCCACGTCCTTCGCCCGCAGCGACGTCTCGAACTCCTGCTGCTGCGCCGGCTCCGCCGCGTCCTTCGACGGGATCAGGAGTACGGGGTCGCCGAGCGGGTGCGTCACGCGAGCCTTCCAGCAGCGAGGACGAGGAGGTCGGTCGCGCCGAGCGCGCGGCCTGCCGAGGCGCAGGCCGTGACGGCAGGCGCGTCGAGGGCGTCGAGCTCGTCGCGGCGTACGGCGGCCACGGCCTCCGCACCCTCGCGGTCGACCAGCGGGTACGCCGCCCCCGCCCCCGAACACCGTGTGTCGATCCCGGTGGCGGCGGGCTCGCGGACGTCGTGGCCGAGCGCGCGCAGGATCGCGGGACCCTCTTCGACCACGCCGAGGGCGCGGGTCAGCGTGCACGGCGCGTGCCACGCGACGGCGCCGCCGGACGAGGTCAGCGGGAGCGACCCGATGACCGACGCGAGCCACTCGACGGCGGTCGTCACCGTCGGCGCAGAGAGGCCGAGGCGCGGCCACTCGTCGCGCATCATCCGCGCGCAGGACGGCGAGGCGACGACGACGCGGTCGGCGCCCGCGAGACCGGCCGCCGCGCGTGACGCGAGGGCGACGGTCTCCGCGGTCAGGCCGAGGTCGTGGGTCACCGCGCCGCAGCAGTCGTCGTCCGCCTCGCACCGCACCCGCTCCCCCGCTGCCGTGAACAACGCCACCGCGGCAAACCCCACGTCCGTGCCGTCGGTGGGACAGCCGAGCCAGAGGACGGTCGCGGCATCGGCGCCGTTCCGCGGGTGCGGCTCCGTACGCGGCGTGCCGGTCGCCGCGATCCGCTCGCGCAGCGCGGCGGCGGCGGGCAGCAGGACGCCCGCGTCGGCCGCGGCCGCGCGTGCGGCGCGGGACTCCTCGGGGAGGTTGGTGCCTGGCAGGCAGGGCTGCGCGCAGGCGAGGCAGCCGGTGCACGACGCGACCTGCTCGGCCAGCGGCAGTGACCAGCCGGTCGACGTGCCGCGTACGACGGCGTCGCTGATCCGCCACGGCTGCACCGCCTCGCGTCCCGTGCCCGCCGCGACGGGACACTGAGGCCGGCAGAGCTTGGGGCAGAGCGAGCAGAGCGACGCCTGCGCCAGCGGGTCGTCGTGGCGGGGTACGGGCTCCGTACGCCGCGTTATGGTCGGCAGCGGCGTCATAGCCCGAGCTTCCCCGGGTTGCAGACGCCGGCCGGGTCGAGCGCGGCCTTCACGGCGCGGAGCACGCCGTACCCCGCGCCCATCTCGGCCGCGAGCCACGGCGCGCGCGCCTGGCCCACGCCGTGGTGGTGTCCGATCGTGCCGCCCGCCGCCGCGCACGACGTCATGGCAGCAGCCCACGTCGCGTCGTACCGCTCGAGGGCCTCCGACGGCGAGGCGGCGTCGTACGCGAACGACCAGTAGACCGACGCCCCCTCCGGGTAGCAGTGCGACACGTGCGCGAACACGACGCTCGCGTGCTCCGACATCGCGGCCTTCATGGCGTCGTACACGCCCGGCAGCCGCGACCAGAGCGCGGCGACCTCGATGGTGTCGGCGACGCCGTTCGGGCCGAGGAGCTGGCCGGAGAGGACGCGCGGGAGGTTGAACGACACGTCGTAGCGGTGCGCCCACCAGTGCTCGCCGGGCTCCGGTCCCAGATCCGTTGCGGCAGAGCAGGATCGACGCAGTACGGCCTCCTCCGCGGCCACGACGTCGGGGTCGCCCTCGCAGGCCGTGACGAGCAGCGCGCCGCCCTCGCGGCCGAGCACGAGCGTCGTGTCGAGCTCGTCGTAGAGCCGGAGGACGGCGGGACGCGCGCCGGTGCGCATGACGTCGCGCAGCGCGCCCAGACCGTCGGTCAGCGAGGGGAAGAGCCAGCCGCCGAAGCGGCGTGCGGCCGGCAGCGGCGACAGCCGGAACGTCACCTCCGTCACCACCCCCAGCGTGCCCTCCGCGCCGGCAAGGAGGCGCCACACATCAGGCCCGGCGGCGGTGCGCGGGGCGGGGTTCGTACGCCACACCGTGCCGTCGGGCAGCACCGCCTCGAGCGCGACGACGAGGTCCTCGGCCTTGCCGTACCGCGTCGACAGCTGCCCCGCGCCGCGCGCCGCGACCCAGCCTCCGACCGTCGAGCACATGATCGACGAGGGGAAGTGACCGACCGTCCAGCCGCGCGCGTTGACCGCCGCCTCGACGTCGGGCCCGAGCGTCCCCGCGCGGAACGACGCGACCCCCGACTCCTCGTCCAGCGCGACGAGACCGGCGAGGCCGGAGAGGTCCAGCAGCACTCCCCCGCGGACCGCCACGGCACCGCCGACGACACCGGAGCCTGCGCCGTACGGCGTCACCGGCACCCCGCTCGCGGACGCCCACGCGAGCACCGCCGACACCTCGGCCGTGGAGTCAGGGCGTACGACCACGTCGGGCTCGGGCGCCGCCTCACCGCACCGTTCCGCCAAAGCCAGGCGGGGCCAGCAGTCACGGGCGTGGGCGCGGCGTTCGGCGGCGTCGGCGCGCACCCGCTCGGGCGGCACGACACCCGCGAGCGCGGCGACGAGGTCCACGCTGGAAACCTACCGGCGCGGCTACGTGGCCCGGATCGCGTCGCCGTACGTGCGCGCGGAGAGATGGTCCGCGTGGCCCGGGAGATAGACGCGGTACAGGTGCGACCCCTGGCGCGGCGTGAACGTGAACGTCGCGCTCCCCGTCGCGGTCAACGGGGTGCTGGTGATCGTGAGCCAGCCGCTGGTGCCGGCGCGCTGCAGGTAGAACCGGAACCCCGCGTGGGCGGGCCGGACCCGCGCCCTGATCGTCACCTTCGTGCCGTACCGCACGTCGACGTCGGAGATGGTGCCGGTGATGACGGGGTTCACGAGGAGGCGCTGCGTGCCGCCGCTCGTCGACCCGAGGTACGCCGCGTCGGGCGGCACGAACCGCGCCTGGTACTCCATGTTCACCGTCGCGTACGCGAGGAAGAACGCGTCACCGCTCGTGTTGGTCAGGTCGGTGCCCGCGTACCGCCACGTCGTCGTACCGAGCGGGCGCCGGTAGAACCGCACCGGCTGGCTCGACGCGCCGCGGCCGCCGTGCCGCAGCTGCGCCTTGATCGCGTACTTCGTGCCGTACGGCATGACCGGCATCGCCGTGGAGACGGCGAGCGTCGTCTTGCCGGACATGCGCACCGCGTCGGCGACGATCGGCATCCCCGCGGTCCCGGACGCGCTGGACATCTCCAGGGGCGACATCGGGCTGAGGTCGCGGTCGCCCAGGGAGACCCAGGTCCCCTTCGCGGCCTCCTGGTCGACGGTCCTGTCGCCGGCGGCGCTGGAGGAGTACGTCACCGTCCCGAGGGTCGCGTCGCCCAGCGCAGGGACGTAGACCGAGACGCGGTACCTGCCCTGCACGCGCGGCGCCCACTCGACGACGGTCTCCGCGGCACCGACGGCGGTCGTCGTGGTCCACCGGGCCCGCCCGATGACCCCGGTCCCCTTCGCGAGCTCCCACGCCGCGCACTGGAAGCACGTGACGTTCCTGCCGTCCGGGCCGGTGTGCCCGTTCGGGTACGTCGTGTTCGGCGCCGGCGTCGTCGCGAGCGAGTGCGTCGGCGCGGCGACGGTGCTCGTAACGGCGCCGGTCGCGGCGTCGTAGAAGACGAACTCCTTCGCCGGGGAGAACCTCGCCTGGAACGCGCCGGGGAACACGTACGACGGGTCCGCGTCCTGCGGCTTCGTGAACCAGTACGGCCGCAGCGCGGGGAAGTTCGGGGCGTGGCGGAACGGGTCGGCGACGACGTTCGCGACCGTCGTCGGGTACGCCGGGTCGCTGCCGCAGGACCGGTAGCCGCAGATCGCGTGGAACCAGTTCTCGACGACGTCCGGACCATCGGGGACGCCCCCCGCGGGCGGGGCCTCGAGCGTCGCGTCCCACTGCTCGCGCAGGAGCCGCGCGCCCTCGCCGGCGTTGTAGACGTAGTCGGCGGCGAGGCGTACCTGGTCCGCGGGCGCGTAGCCCGTGGTGTCCACCTGGAGCAGCCCGACCTCGCACGCGGCCTCGTTCGCGAAGTACGGCGTGTCGTTGCCGCGGAACTGCCGCCACTTCGCCTCGACATACGCGACGGCGCGCAGCACCGGCTTCGGGACGCCGTGCGCAGCCGCGGCGGCGTCGAGCGCGGCACTGACCTGCGGCGTCGTGGGCTGTCTGCCGCGGACGTCGAGGACCGCCTGCGGGCAGGAGGCCGGCGCGGCCGACGCGGGCACTGGCCCGCTCAGCGCGAGAACGAGCACAGGCACGAGCACGCGACGCACGTGGACTCCCCCCACGACAGGCGCCATCCGGCGCCCCGCCATGCTACGAGCGCCGGCGGGCGGCCGGAGCGTTTCCGCGGACTACGTGACCTTCAGCGTCAGCCGCGCGCTGGTGCCGGTCGTGTGGTCCGCGTGCGCGGGGAGGACGACCCGGTAGTAGTACGTCCCCGCCGTCGTCCGCGACACCGCGAACGACGTGCTGCTCGCGCTGCCGAGCGCCTTGGACGCGGCGTTCTGCCAGGCGCCGTTGACGAGGCGCTGGAGGTAGACCGTGCGCCCCGCGTGCGACGGCGCGACGGAGACCGACAGCGTCGTCGCGGTGCCGCGCGGCACCGAGGTCCTGGCGAGCGTCGCGGTGACCTTGGGCCGCACGTCCACCCGCCGGTTGCCGCTCGCGACGCTCACCCACGCGGCGTCGGGGGCGGTGAAGCGGGCGGTGTACTCGGCGTTGACCGACGGCTTCACCGAGATCGCGACGGTGCCGCCGGCGGACGTGACGTAGGTGCCGATCGGCGACCACGTCGTCGTGCCCGCGGCGCGCTTGTACAGCTTGACGCTCCGCCCCGCGACGGCGGACCCGCCGTGCGTCAGCTTCGCGGTCAGCGTGGTCGCGGCGCCGTACGTCAGCGTCGTCGCCGTGGTCGTCACCGAGAGCGTCGGGACGGCGGACAGACGCAGCGCGTCGGCCACGATCTTCCTGCCGGCGACGGTGCTGTGGTCGCCCACCCACACCGGCGCGGCGGCCGACAGCGAGCGCCTGCCGAGCGAGACCCACGCGTTCTTGTGGTCGTTCTGCGCCACGGTCTGCGTGGCCGTGCCGAGGTGGTACGTCGCCGTCGCCAGCGTGTCCGTGCCGATCGCCGGAATGTACGCCCGCACGTCGTAGGTGCCGGTCCGCGGCGGGATCCACGTGACCTTCGCGGCATCGTTGCCGGTCACCGAGTTGGTCCAGTGCGCCGACCCCGCGATGCCCGTGCCCTCCACGGGCCGCCAGAACGCACAGTCGGTGCACGAGACGCCGAGGCCGTTGGGGCCGTAGCCGCCGGGGCCGTAGCCGGGGAACGGCGTGCTGCCGAGGTGCGTACGGATGTCCACCGTGCCGGAGACGACGCCGGTGTCGGGGTCGTAGAAGACGAACCTGTCGGGGTCGTGCTGCGCCTGGAAGCCCCATGGGAAGTCGTACGACGCGTCCGCCTCGTACGGCGTCGTGAAGCCGCCCGGTGGCATGTGCCCGAGGATCGCGCTCGGGACGCCGAGCTGGAACGGCCGCTTGATCAGCTCCGCGACGGGATGCGCGTAGGCCATGTCGGCGGAGCCGAGGCAGCCGTTGTAGCGGCAGATCGCGGCGTACCAGTTCTCGATGACGTCGGGGTCGTCGAGGGCGTAACCGGCAGGCGCGGGGTGCGTCTGCTTCTGCAGCTCGACCCACTTGCCCTTGAGGTGCTTCGCGCCCTCGGCGACGTTGAACGCCACGTCGCTCGCGAGCTGCACGCCGTCCGTGCGGTTGCCGAGCGTGAGCTGCATGACGCCGATGCCGCACACGTCGTCGGCGCCGGAGATGAGCGGCCGCCCGTCGGCGTGGAACTGCCGCCAGCCCGACTCCTTGAACGCGATCGCCTTGAGCACCTGCGGGGGGATGCCGTTCGCCTCCGCGCTGTCCTCGAGCAGGCCGGCGAGGGTGGCGTACGACACGTTGCTGCCGCGGACGTCGAGCACCTCCTGCGGGCAGGCCGCCTCGCCGGCGTACGACACCGCGGGAACGCCGAGCAGAGCGGCGGCGAGCAGCGGGACGAGCAGACGGCGCATGAGAGGTTCCCCCGGGTCAGACGACGGACGAGTACGCGACGACGCCCCGCCGCAGCGACCCGATCGCCGAACGCGCGGTGGCGCGTACGGGACTGTTCTCCGCGGCGACGTCCGCCACCTGCGAGAGCAGGTCGAGGAGCATCTTCGCCCAGCGTACGAAGTCACCGGCCGTCAGGTCCGACTCCTGCAGCACGGCCTCGAGCCGCGCGCCCGCCGCCCACCGGTGCGCCGCCCACGCGAAGCCCAGGTCGGGCTCGCGCAGGAAGTCCAGCCGCTGGTCCTCCTCGGCCGCCTTGAGCCGCGCCCACTGCCGCACCATCTCGGCCACGGTCTCGCGTACGGCGCCCCCGGGGATCTTGGGGGCGGCGTCGACCTGCCCGCGCGCCTCGTACACGAGCACCGACACGCAGGCGGCCAGCTCCGGCGGCGTGAGGTCGTCCCAGACGCCGGAACGCAGGCACTCCACGACGAGCAGGTCGGACTCGTTGTAGACCTGCGCGAGCTGCTTGCCGCTGGGCGTGACGGTCTCGCCCGTGACGTAGCCGAGCGACTCCAGCAGCGCCACCACCGAGTCGAACGTCCGCGCGATCGAGTTGGTGCGCCCGCGCACCTTCTGCCGCAGCGTCTCCGTGTCGCGGCGCAGCTTCTGCCAGCGCTCCGCCCAGCGCGCGTGGTCCTCGCGCTCCTCGCAGCCGTGGCACGGGTGCGCGCGCAGGTCGCGGCGGATGCGCGCGATGTCGGCGTCGTCGGCCGCCGCGGCGCGCGGCTTGCGGGGGCGCTCGCCGTTGGCGTCGAGGCCGAGGTTGCGCAGGCTCGACGCGAGGTCCCTGCGCGCCTGCGGCGAGCGCGCGTTGAAGTTGCGCGGCACCTTGACGCGCCCGAGGGGCTGGACCGGCGACGAGAACTCCACCGTCGACAGCCGCTTGACCTGCCGGTCCTCCAGCAGCACGAACGGCCGCGGGTCCTCGCTCGTCGACAGCCCTGGGTCGAGCACGACGGCGAGCCCCGCGCGGCGCCCTGACGGCACGCGTACGACGTCGCCGATCCGCAGCGACTCCAGCGACCGCACGGCGTCGATCCGCCGCTGCGCCGCCGAGTCGCGGGCCAGCGTCGCCTCGCGGTCCTTGAGCTTCTGCCGCAGGCCCGAGTACTCCAGGAAGTCGCCGAGGTGGCAGGTCATCGCCTCCTCGTAGCCCTTCAGCGCCTCCTCGTTGCGGGCGACCTGGCGGGCGAGCCCGACGACCGCCTTGTCCGCCTGGAACTGCGCGAACGACGACTCCAGCAGCGCCCGCGCCCGCTCTCTCCCCACGCTTCCGACGAGGTTGACGGCCATGTTGTACGACGGCCGGAAGGAGCTCCTCAACGGATAGGTACGCGTCGAGGCGAGGCCCGCCACCGCGAGCGGGTCGAGGCCAGGCTGCCAGAGCACGACGGCGTGCCCCTCGACGTCGATGCCGCGCCGGCCCGCGCGCCCGGTCAGCTGCGTGTACTCACCGGGCGTGATGTCGGCGTGCGTCTCGCCGTTCCACTTCACGAGGCGTTCGAGGACGACCGATCGCGCCGGCATGTTGATGCCGAGCGCGAGGGTCTCGGTCGCGAAGACCGCCTTGACCAGGCCGCGGACGAACAGCTCCTCCACGCACTCCTTGAACGTCGGGATGAGGCCGGCGTGGTGGGCCGCGACACCGCGTTCGAGGCCTTCGAGCCACTCCCAGTAGCCGAGGACGGCGAGGTCCTCCTCGGGCAGCTCCGTGCAGCGCAGCTCGACGTACTCGCGGACGCGCTCGCGCTCCTCCATCGAGTTCAGGCGCAGGCCGCCGCGGAGGCACTGCTGCA from Frankiaceae bacterium includes:
- a CDS encoding glycerol-3-phosphate dehydrogenase/oxidase — encoded protein: MRPFSVAHRAADVADVTGEVLDVLVVGAGATGAGVALDAASRGLSVAVVDRGDLASGTSSKSSKLIHGGLRYLENYDVLLVYEGVNERELLQRLAPHLVRPMEFVYPILPDTDRVRMVGLGLTTYDVLAGWRNVKRHDRISAEEAVAKAPALAPSDVLRAYVYGDCATDDARLVLANVVAARRFGATVLTYAEVVSLLTDDGRVAGATVADRLTGETYDVRARHVVNATGVWVDTLLALEDPAHQGVVRPSKGVHLVVPHHRVPLTEAAILMPSRQGDGRSMFAIPWGRQTILGTTDTAYDGPLDGVSVGEQDVEYVLGACNALFHSSLSAGDVVGAWAGCRPLLRGSSEAMSDLSRRHALSEGPTGLLTITGGKLTTYRRMAKDVVDRIVDRDGVKARCRTDEIALGSSRQYDDVVAEVAGAAQALGVGDEEVAATLVRQHGEAAADVLSLALESGLVSPLSASACHLMAEVLYAARHEGAATLEDVFSRRTRLALRAKDAALPVALDAALVLAREIGRDEAWAAEQVAAYEAAVRRERGAIGLEP
- a CDS encoding (Fe-S)-binding protein, with translation MTPLPTITRRTEPVPRHDDPLAQASLCSLCPKLCRPQCPVAAGTGREAVQPWRISDAVVRGTSTGWSLPLAEQVASCTGCLACAQPCLPGTNLPEESRAARAAAADAGVLLPAAAALRERIAATGTPRTEPHPRNGADAATVLWLGCPTDGTDVGFAAVALFTAAGERVRCEADDDCCGAVTHDLGLTAETVALASRAAAGLAGADRVVVASPSCARMMRDEWPRLGLSAPTVTTAVEWLASVIGSLPLTSSGGAVAWHAPCTLTRALGVVEEGPAILRALGHDVREPAATGIDTRCSGAGAAYPLVDREGAEAVAAVRRDELDALDAPAVTACASAGRALGATDLLVLAAGRLA
- a CDS encoding lanthionine synthetase LanC family protein codes for the protein MGALLTGTAGDRAVDAACAIAAALSAAPPAAGSADAAPTLSGVLGAALFCTALGEATGDSAYTGTAATLLDDAVAQVAELEHPTIGLYGAPIGLAWADAVLRPRVVPDDQDEGETDVDRFVGNALARERWPWPNDLLHGLAGLGMYALARLPREAARRDLARVVAHLAALAEEDEAGVAWRFVPAPGSSFRFNEFRPEGNVNLGFAHGMPAIVTFLAAAHRTGVPGAGELLGPAVRWVVAQRLPPGERSAFPAYVVRGRPATGTRLAWCYGDPGVAVALLAAGDALGDDDLVALAGEIARGCAAQADDGVDGATLCHGSAGLGHVFHRLGRALGDEHVLGLARHWFGVALDRHLPGLLVVDRTRAKELVAAGSTLVVEPGYGFLSGAAGAGLALLAATSDEEPWWDGALLVQPPGTWPVRR
- a CDS encoding diacylglycerol kinase family protein, with the translated sequence MTHPLGDPVLLIPSKDAAEPAQQQEFETSLRAKDVAFRRVGLGTDPRATVDGLVAEGERFLVHCGGQASLVRWLPALVGTELVAGVFPGGARNDFARSFGIDTNGEAAAILLAGPRVLRIDVGVARTSEGETYVFNDAVVGLGAEATRRMRGGRVGNLLAWYRALARHKATTYDVDMTFAEYHAEATQVRLANGQYAYGGLRAAPTALPDDGAWDVQVWAGPRTLPFSAQPLMLRGEHLPSEHVSQWRQKRAEVVATPPALVAVDDVVAGRTPATFELLPKALRLKI